The Onthophagus taurus isolate NC chromosome 6, IU_Otau_3.0, whole genome shotgun sequence region TGAAGCATTTCTTCGTCATTTTACTGTCACTACATCCGGATGAGAGTTGTTGACCTCTTAACACACTTATCATAATAAGAAAGTTTGGGTATTCCAAGTTATGAAAccctttttgtttattttggggtaaataataaattaattgaaatattttttcgtttacaagattatttatttaaaattatatacaaaaatttaatcataTAAATTAACATACACCTAAAAATATACCgtcaaatttgtattttcgGTTATCTTCGGTATAGCATCGATGTTATTCAGGTTATCGGTGCTATCAGAATCCGTctgaaaccataaaattattattaaatatcgattttttttcgtaaaataaaaaaagcaacCTTATCATCACCCCAGCTTAACTTTTTAACTCTATTTGCGAGCGAAGAACCGGGCCAAGAAGGAGGTTGCGGCGCCGGATGCACTTTCGGACTTGGTATTCGCGATTTCGACAATTCATTTGGAATTCCCCCCATTGCCGTAGCCGTTGGTGATCTCATTCTATCCCCAAACATTGGATTGCTTACTTTTCCAGATGAAGTAGAACTAGAACTTGGTGATTTTTCTATCGATAAAGATGGTAGTTGTTCTCGAGATGATCTTCTTTTACTttacataaaaagaaaatgttaatcaaTAGACATTAGAAAGAGATAAAGAGACTGGGCAATGAGCATAGACGCTGAAAAGAGACTGGCAATGGAAGATAGAAGAATATCACAGTGTCTAAATGTGTTCAAATGATGTTCAAAAGTGTCTAAATGTGTTCAAATGATATCCAAAAGTATCCAACTGAGGCCAAATGTGTCTAAATAATGTCTAAATGACGTCTAAAAGTGTCCAAATAcaataaaacataatattttttaaaatttgagatCCCCTTTTTAATCTTTCACAATggatataaattaattcaagGACAATATATGATGAAGtatattcaaagattttttaCTTACGCTCTACAAATATAAGCAGCAAGAAGTATAACGATAAAagccaaaattaataatattcctCCTAAACCAGCTAAGATTAAATGTCCcccattatttttttcttctaataatATCTCCCCCGAATCAGGAGGTGATGGAAAATGTACTGTGACTGGAACGGTTGCTTTTTTCGGTGGAATTCCGCTATCAGTAACAATAACGGTTAAACTAGCAATTCCAAAATGGTTTCcgatcgtttttaattttaattctccCGTGGGATTAATGGTGAATATAGAGGAATTAATTCCGATTAAAGTGAAAGATAAGGCGtcgtttttatctccatccgCTGCTTCTATTCGCCCGATTAAGTCGGTTTGGTCGCCAGAAACGAAGAATTCGTAGTGGTTGTAACGAAATCTTGGTTCCCATTCGTTAACATCATCAACGGTTATGTTCACCGAGAAGGTATCGTTCTAAAAAGTGTTAATTTCACAACTCACAATATATTCATCTAATATTTACTCACCGAAATCATATCTGTAGCAAAAATCTTAAAGACATACTCATTTCTAGTTTCATAAtccaatttcttcttcaaactCAATTCTCCGCGTccgtttaaagaaaaaacttgCAATAATTCTTGTTCGGAAACGTAATACTTTAATGTTTTCCCCGGTTggttatttataaaagttGCTATCAACGATCCAATCGGTAAagtttcagaaattttaacaaaaaatgttcgttttaaaaacttaagtCCTTTCGGTGTCAATCTAGAAACGGTTAAAGTTGTTAAAGCGTACCGATCGCTGTTATCTTTTTGAACAGCTTTTATAACTAGAGTAGAAGGATGAATAAGATCGCTTCCGTTTAAATTGCGTTTTAACGAAACGATTCCACTTTCTGAATGGATTTTAAAAAGGTTGTAATCGCCACCGATTCCGTTAAATGTAAACGAAATCGGGGCGTTAATTCCAACATCTTGATCAATCGCTTTTAATTGGGAcggttttatatttaaaacttgatCTTTTAACGCGGAATCTTGAAGATGCGCAAAATATCGTTCATCTAAAAACTTTGGGTTTTGATCATCAGCGTCGATTACGTTAACTGTTAAAGTTGTTTCGGCGCTTTTTGGTGGTTGACCGTGATCTTCAGCTTTGATTCTaacggtaaatttttttaatttttcgaaatccaacgattgtttta contains the following coding sequences:
- the LOC111427838 gene encoding cadherin-8 — its product is MMTTHFIFGFLLTFFLIIHPSNNQGITDNRCYLENGASSEKFTLPEDSLVGSQIRSVHVHGDPRPSLEGGNIQLYIQEQDGPISIIPNSKNLTLKSRLDKEGVDGPSSIFINLICERLHTLDPVFVIPVNIRVTDVNDNFPKFVNAPYELNISEVTVVGTRVLQGVFATDDDQHGPFSSIRYSIIPSTYSDYFDFINELEGTLVLKQSLDFEKLKKFTVRIKAEDHGQPPKSAETTLTVNVIDADDQNPKFLDERYFAHLQDSALKDQVLNIKPSQLKAIDQDVGINAPISFTFNGIGGDYNLFKIHSESGIVSLKRNLNGSDLIHPSTLVIKAVQKDNSDRYALTTLTVSRLTPKGLKFLKRTFFVKISETLPIGSLIATFINNQPGKTLKYYVSEQELLQVFSLNGRGELSLKKKLDYETRNEYVFKIFATDMISNDTFSVNITVDDVNEWEPRFRYNHYEFFVSGDQTDLIGRIEAADGDKNDALSFTLIGINSSIFTINPTGELKLKTIGNHFGIASLTVIVTDSGIPPKKATVPVTVHFPSPPDSGEILLEEKNNGGHLILAGLGGILLILAFIVILLAAYICRAKRRSSREQLPSLSIEKSPSSSSTSSGKVSNPMFGDRMRSPTATAMGGIPNELSKSRIPSPKVHPAPQPPSWPGSSLANRVKKLSWGDDKTDSDSTDNLNNIDAIPKITENTNLTVYF